From the genome of Streptomyces sp. NBC_01341, one region includes:
- a CDS encoding cold-shock protein, translating to MASGTVKWFNSEKGFGFISQEGGGPDVFAHYSEINGSGYRELTEGEHVTFDIGQGQKGPQAQNIVRG from the coding sequence ATGGCGAGCGGCACCGTGAAGTGGTTCAACTCCGAAAAGGGCTTCGGTTTCATCTCGCAGGAAGGCGGGGGCCCTGACGTCTTCGCCCACTACTCGGAGATCAACGGCTCCGGCTACCGCGAGCTGACGGAGGGCGAGCACGTCACCTTCGACATCGGCCAGGGGCAGAAGGGCCCTCAGGCACAGAACATCGTCCGGGGCTGA
- a CDS encoding MOSC domain-containing protein encodes MMGRVTAVSSNATYSFSKPNREAITLLAGLGVEGDVHAGATIRHQFRMTYEPDLPNLRQVHLMHEELFDELALKGFAVTAGGLGENITTRGVDLLGLPEGTLLHLGAQAVLEVTGLRNPCAKINDFRQGLLGEVFALDPVSGEFTFKAGIMTVVRRGGPVRPLDSVRVELPPLPHRPLERV; translated from the coding sequence GTGATGGGCCGGGTGACAGCCGTCAGCAGCAATGCGACGTACTCGTTCAGCAAACCGAACCGTGAGGCCATCACCCTGCTCGCCGGCCTCGGCGTCGAAGGGGACGTGCACGCGGGGGCGACGATCCGTCACCAGTTCCGCATGACCTACGAACCGGACCTGCCGAACCTGCGCCAGGTCCACCTCATGCACGAGGAACTCTTCGACGAGCTCGCGCTGAAGGGGTTCGCCGTCACTGCGGGCGGTCTCGGTGAGAACATCACGACCCGGGGTGTCGACCTGCTCGGACTGCCCGAAGGCACCCTGCTGCACCTCGGTGCGCAGGCCGTTCTCGAGGTGACCGGCCTGCGGAACCCGTGCGCGAAGATCAACGACTTCCGGCAGGGCCTGCTCGGTGAGGTCTTCGCCCTGGACCCGGTATCGGGCGAGTTCACTTTCAAGGCCGGAATCATGACCGTGGTACGCCGGGGCGGCCCCGTCCGCCCCCTCGACTCCGTCCGGGTCGAGCTCCCTCCCCTCCCGCATCGCCCCCTGGAGCGCGTCTGA
- the sbnA gene encoding 2,3-diaminopropionate biosynthesis protein SbnA, with translation MSVITDPQAFNEEELYVDVESVFGHPLLLKCEGFNFAGSVKLKAATEMVAAAERDGTLKPDSVLVESSSGNLGVALSMIAASKGYRFVCVTDARCNLATRLMMEALGGEVHMVAGQEANGGFLGARLDYVRRLCASDDRCVWLSQYSNPANWKAHYRTTGPEITRAFPQLDVLFVGAGTTGTLMGCARYFRDRNRDVERPVRVVAVDSVGSVAFGGTPGRRLIPGLGMSMRPPLLDESYVDEVVLVEEADTIRACRRLARRGFLFGGSTGTVVSGAIDWLAHHGTPGLTSVAVAPDLGERYLDTVYQDNWVQDLYGEGPLKTAGHAPAASPSGRPAPSELAPDAPPDISASREGLAVNPR, from the coding sequence GTGTCGGTCATCACCGATCCTCAGGCCTTCAACGAGGAGGAGCTGTATGTGGACGTCGAGTCTGTCTTCGGCCACCCACTGCTTCTCAAGTGCGAGGGTTTCAATTTCGCCGGCTCGGTCAAGCTGAAAGCAGCCACGGAGATGGTGGCCGCGGCCGAACGCGACGGGACCCTGAAGCCCGACTCCGTCCTCGTCGAGTCCTCGTCAGGGAACCTCGGCGTGGCGCTGAGCATGATCGCGGCGAGCAAGGGCTACCGGTTCGTCTGTGTGACGGACGCCCGCTGCAACCTCGCCACACGGCTGATGATGGAGGCCCTGGGCGGCGAGGTCCACATGGTGGCCGGCCAGGAGGCCAACGGCGGCTTCCTCGGCGCGCGGCTGGACTACGTCCGGCGCCTGTGCGCGTCCGACGACCGTTGCGTGTGGCTGAGCCAGTACTCCAACCCGGCCAACTGGAAGGCCCACTACCGGACGACCGGCCCCGAGATCACGCGCGCCTTCCCACAGCTGGACGTCCTGTTCGTGGGTGCCGGGACCACCGGAACGCTGATGGGCTGCGCGCGCTACTTCCGGGACAGGAACCGGGACGTCGAACGCCCCGTGCGGGTCGTGGCGGTGGACAGCGTGGGTTCCGTGGCCTTCGGAGGAACACCCGGCCGACGGCTGATCCCCGGTCTCGGGATGAGCATGCGGCCGCCGCTCCTGGACGAGTCGTACGTCGACGAGGTGGTGCTGGTCGAGGAGGCCGACACGATCCGCGCGTGCCGGCGCCTCGCCAGGCGCGGCTTCCTCTTCGGCGGCTCCACCGGCACGGTGGTGAGCGGGGCGATCGACTGGCTGGCCCACCACGGGACGCCGGGTCTCACCTCGGTGGCCGTCGCGCCCGACCTCGGTGAGCGGTACCTCGACACCGTGTACCAGGACAACTGGGTCCAGGACCTGTACGGCGAAGGGCCGTTGAAGACGGCCGGGCACGCTCCGGCGGCGTCCCCGTCGGGCCGGCCCGCACCGTCCGAGCTCGCACCTGACGCTCCGCCGGACATCAGCGCGTCACGTGAGGGGCTTGCCGTGAACCCCAGGTAG
- the sbnB gene encoding 2,3-diaminopropionate biosynthesis protein SbnB yields MNRENHTATASAAEDVTVPSFAVIPGSQVRHALDGREKEIVEVVEAAYRLHGAGRTVNPPSSFLRFPDRPTSRMIALPASLGGESPVDGLKWISSFPANVRSGVPRASAVLILNDPATGYPFACLESSIISATRTAASAASAADRLSRDRPRPTRVGFFGTGLIARYIHTFLEGSGWSFDDVGVYDLSADSAAGFRLYVEQSGGAGAVTVHHDPEELIRTSDLVVFATVAAEPHVHDPAWFDHNPVVLHVSLRDLAPQVLLASTNVVDDIGHCLRAATSPHLTEQLTGNRDFVLGTLDDVMAGRVTPARDRPVIFSPFGLGVLDLAVGGYVYDRVARSGELGVVDDFFHERRRYG; encoded by the coding sequence ATGAACAGGGAAAACCACACCGCCACGGCTTCCGCCGCCGAGGACGTCACCGTGCCGTCGTTCGCCGTCATCCCCGGCAGCCAGGTCCGCCATGCCCTCGACGGGCGTGAGAAGGAGATCGTGGAGGTGGTCGAGGCCGCCTACCGGCTGCACGGCGCCGGACGGACGGTGAACCCGCCCTCCTCGTTCCTGCGCTTCCCCGACCGCCCCACCTCCCGGATGATCGCGCTGCCCGCTTCCCTCGGCGGCGAGTCACCGGTCGACGGGCTGAAGTGGATCTCCAGCTTCCCGGCGAACGTGCGGTCCGGCGTCCCCCGCGCCTCGGCCGTACTGATCCTCAACGATCCCGCCACCGGCTACCCGTTCGCCTGCCTGGAGAGCTCGATCATCAGCGCGACCAGGACCGCCGCCTCCGCCGCGTCGGCCGCCGACCGGCTCAGCCGCGACCGGCCACGCCCGACCCGTGTCGGGTTCTTCGGCACGGGCCTGATCGCCCGCTACATCCACACGTTCCTCGAAGGCTCCGGCTGGTCGTTCGACGACGTCGGGGTGTACGACCTGTCCGCGGACAGCGCGGCCGGCTTCCGCCTCTACGTGGAGCAGTCCGGCGGCGCGGGCGCCGTCACGGTGCACCACGACCCGGAGGAACTGATCCGCACGAGTGATCTCGTCGTCTTCGCGACCGTGGCCGCCGAGCCCCATGTGCACGATCCGGCGTGGTTCGACCACAACCCCGTCGTACTGCACGTGTCGTTGCGGGATCTCGCCCCTCAGGTCCTGCTGGCCTCCACCAATGTCGTGGACGACATCGGACACTGCCTCCGGGCGGCCACCTCTCCCCATCTGACGGAACAGCTCACCGGTAACCGGGACTTCGTCCTGGGCACCCTGGACGACGTGATGGCGGGGCGGGTGACTCCGGCGAGGGACCGGCCGGTGATCTTCTCACCCTTCGGCCTCGGAGTGCTCGATCTCGCGGTCGGCGGCTACGTCTACGACCGGGTAGCCCGTTCCGGCGAGCTCGGCGTCGTCGACGACTTCTTCCACGAACGGCGCCGCTACGGATGA
- a CDS encoding TauD/TfdA family dioxygenase gives MTYLDTTAQPLDVAREPGTSALLRVKEADGAAGWAAGARDELRAALAEHGAVMVRGLGLRDADGVAEVLRGLAVEPVTEREAFAARRTHSPGVYSSSAWPPNQPMCMHHELSYTHGFPGLLLFACLSEPATGGATGLADAADVLGDLPAGLTERFERDGWLLTRSYNGEIGATVAEAFGTDDRETVERYCQDQGISCDWQPDGGLRTTQHRGAVASHPADRRRCWFNQIAFLNEWTLAPEVREYLVDEYGPDGLPFNTRYGNGDPIGEEVVRTINAAYEKHTVRRPWEAGDLLLVDNVRTAHSREAYEGPRDVVVAMAAPARPDTRAPSIQEGPR, from the coding sequence ATGACTTACCTGGACACGACCGCACAACCGCTCGACGTGGCGCGCGAGCCAGGCACATCCGCACTGCTGCGGGTCAAGGAGGCGGACGGCGCGGCCGGATGGGCGGCGGGAGCCCGCGACGAACTGCGTGCCGCACTCGCCGAGCACGGCGCCGTCATGGTCCGCGGGCTGGGCCTGCGCGACGCGGACGGTGTCGCCGAGGTGCTGCGCGGGCTGGCCGTCGAGCCGGTGACCGAGCGCGAAGCGTTCGCCGCCCGCCGGACCCACTCCCCCGGCGTCTACTCGTCGTCGGCGTGGCCGCCCAACCAGCCGATGTGCATGCACCACGAACTCAGCTACACACACGGCTTCCCCGGACTCCTGCTCTTCGCCTGCCTCTCCGAACCCGCCACGGGTGGAGCCACGGGCCTCGCCGACGCCGCGGACGTCCTCGGCGACCTGCCGGCCGGACTGACCGAGCGGTTCGAGCGCGACGGCTGGCTCCTGACCCGCAGCTACAACGGCGAGATCGGGGCGACGGTGGCCGAGGCGTTCGGGACCGACGACAGGGAGACCGTCGAACGGTACTGCCAGGACCAGGGCATCTCCTGCGACTGGCAGCCGGACGGCGGGCTGCGCACCACCCAGCACCGCGGCGCGGTGGCGTCCCACCCGGCCGACCGACGGCGCTGCTGGTTCAACCAGATCGCCTTCCTCAACGAGTGGACGCTCGCACCGGAGGTCAGGGAGTACCTGGTGGACGAGTACGGGCCGGACGGCCTCCCCTTCAACACCCGTTACGGAAACGGCGACCCCATCGGCGAGGAGGTCGTGCGGACCATCAACGCGGCCTACGAGAAGCACACCGTGCGCCGGCCCTGGGAGGCAGGAGACCTGCTCCTCGTCGACAACGTACGGACCGCGCACAGCCGGGAAGCGTACGAGGGGCCCCGCGACGTCGTCGTGGCCATGGCCGCTCCCGCCCGTCCGGACACCCGGGCGCCGTCGATCCAGGAGGGACCGCGATGA
- a CDS encoding non-ribosomal peptide synthetase, whose amino-acid sequence MNTPARTGKEYWREVLSAGGSAPVAPWTRAPRPGTAVAEAVVPAALVQALDGLTTSMRVSSTAPLLAAHARVLSSLTGESAVATGYVADAASGPLPCRLVTGSGSWRTLVVHADRAESELLAHRHFPVEALREELGLPVVAPRTVFDPTGGGGPVRGCALQVSVLRRDSASVLRLRYGTDVIDDAYANRILGYHLTALESIASGPDAAHGRQSLLSPAEVRHQVDGLAGPRRELPDLRFHQLFEQRVRAHPDRVAAVQGERQWTYRQLDDRANRVAHALLGEGLGRQDVVAVVAERSLEWLAAVVAVSKAGGVYLPVEPHFPAGRITSVLSRADCRLVLTEPGSTATLGRAVRSLPGVRTFHIGALCEDGDSSAPRVPVASGDLAYVFFTSGSTGEPKGAMVEHAGMLNHLLAKIADLEIGENDVVAQTAPQCFDISVWQLLSALLAGGRTLLVGQDAVLDVERFVGTLADGRVGVLQVVPSYLDAVLSFLERHPRELPGLRRVSVTGEALKKDLVRRWFAAMPGIPLVNAYGLTETSDDTNHAVMDRVPDTDGVPIGRPIVNVRVYLVDEHLSPVPLGAPGAIAFSGVCVGRGYINDPERTRAAFLPDPHHAGERLHLGGDYGRWLADGQLEFLGRRDAQVKIRGFRIEIGEVENALARIPGVREAAVVVTGEDGRERQLAAFYTGEGAAGPAAVRDRLSEALPAYMVPSAFHRLETVPLTANGKVDRRELSARAAASDAPAVREDDSLPHTPTELRLAAVWADVLGVPRSRVGRRDNFFDRGGTSLTAVRVAISLDREVSLKDLVRHPVLTDLASLVDERSAS is encoded by the coding sequence ATGAACACGCCCGCACGCACCGGCAAGGAGTACTGGCGCGAGGTGCTCTCCGCAGGCGGATCCGCCCCGGTGGCCCCGTGGACGCGCGCCCCACGGCCCGGAACGGCCGTGGCCGAGGCCGTCGTCCCCGCCGCCCTCGTCCAGGCCCTGGACGGTCTGACGACGTCGATGCGGGTCTCCAGCACCGCGCCGCTGCTCGCCGCGCATGCCAGGGTGCTGAGCTCGCTGACCGGGGAATCGGCCGTCGCCACGGGCTATGTCGCGGACGCCGCCTCCGGACCGCTGCCGTGCCGGCTGGTCACCGGTTCCGGCTCGTGGCGCACCCTGGTGGTGCACGCGGACCGTGCCGAGTCGGAGCTTCTGGCCCACCGGCACTTTCCGGTGGAGGCACTCCGGGAGGAGCTGGGTCTGCCCGTCGTCGCACCGCGGACGGTGTTCGACCCGACGGGCGGCGGCGGACCGGTGCGGGGCTGCGCGCTGCAGGTTTCGGTCCTGCGACGTGACTCCGCCTCCGTGCTGCGGCTGAGGTACGGGACCGACGTCATCGACGACGCGTACGCGAACAGGATCCTCGGTTACCACCTCACCGCCCTCGAATCGATCGCCTCCGGTCCGGACGCGGCACACGGGCGGCAGAGCCTGCTGTCCCCCGCGGAGGTCCGCCATCAGGTGGACGGTCTCGCGGGCCCGCGTCGCGAACTGCCGGACCTGCGCTTCCACCAGCTGTTCGAGCAGCGGGTCCGCGCCCACCCGGACCGTGTCGCGGCGGTTCAGGGTGAGCGGCAGTGGACGTACCGGCAGCTCGACGACCGTGCCAACCGGGTGGCACACGCTCTTCTCGGTGAAGGTCTCGGCCGGCAGGACGTCGTCGCGGTGGTGGCGGAACGCAGCCTGGAGTGGCTGGCCGCGGTCGTCGCGGTGTCCAAGGCCGGCGGCGTCTACCTGCCGGTGGAACCGCACTTCCCGGCCGGCCGGATCACCTCCGTGCTCAGCCGCGCGGACTGCCGGCTGGTGCTCACCGAACCCGGCAGCACCGCGACCCTCGGCCGGGCCGTGCGGTCTCTGCCGGGGGTACGCACCTTCCACATCGGCGCACTCTGCGAGGACGGCGACTCCTCCGCTCCCCGCGTACCGGTCGCGTCCGGAGATCTCGCGTACGTCTTCTTCACCTCCGGCTCGACCGGCGAGCCGAAGGGTGCGATGGTCGAGCACGCCGGAATGCTCAACCACCTCCTCGCGAAGATCGCCGATCTGGAGATCGGCGAGAACGACGTGGTCGCCCAGACCGCGCCCCAGTGCTTCGACATCTCCGTGTGGCAGCTCCTGTCCGCACTGCTGGCCGGCGGGCGCACGCTCCTGGTCGGCCAGGACGCGGTCCTCGACGTGGAGCGGTTCGTCGGCACGCTGGCCGACGGGCGGGTGGGGGTTCTCCAGGTCGTCCCGTCCTACCTCGACGCCGTCCTCTCCTTCCTGGAGCGGCACCCACGCGAACTGCCCGGCCTGCGCCGCGTCTCCGTCACCGGCGAAGCCCTGAAGAAGGACCTCGTCCGGCGCTGGTTCGCCGCCATGCCCGGTATCCCGCTGGTCAACGCGTACGGCCTGACCGAGACGTCCGACGACACGAACCATGCGGTCATGGACCGGGTTCCGGACACGGACGGCGTCCCGATCGGCCGCCCAATCGTCAACGTACGGGTCTATCTCGTCGACGAACACCTCTCCCCGGTTCCGCTGGGCGCCCCGGGCGCGATCGCCTTCTCCGGTGTCTGCGTCGGCCGCGGCTACATCAACGATCCCGAACGGACTCGGGCGGCGTTCCTGCCCGATCCACACCATGCGGGCGAGCGCCTGCACCTCGGTGGTGACTACGGCAGGTGGCTTGCGGACGGGCAGCTGGAGTTCCTCGGCCGCCGGGACGCCCAGGTCAAGATCCGTGGCTTCCGGATCGAGATCGGCGAGGTCGAGAACGCTCTCGCGCGGATTCCCGGTGTGCGCGAGGCGGCGGTGGTGGTCACCGGGGAGGACGGTCGGGAACGGCAGCTGGCCGCCTTCTACACCGGCGAAGGCGCAGCGGGCCCCGCGGCCGTGCGGGACCGGCTCTCCGAGGCCCTGCCGGCGTACATGGTTCCGTCGGCCTTCCACCGGCTGGAGACCGTGCCACTGACCGCGAACGGGAAGGTCGACCGTCGCGAACTGTCCGCGCGCGCGGCCGCGTCGGACGCCCCCGCCGTCCGCGAGGACGACAGCCTTCCGCACACTCCCACCGAACTGCGGCTGGCGGCGGTATGGGCCGACGTGCTCGGTGTGCCCCGGAGTCGCGTGGGCCGCCGGGACAACTTCTTCGACCGCGGAGGCACCTCTCTCACGGCGGTCAGGGTCGCGATCTCCCTGGACCGGGAGGTCTCGCTCAAGGACCTCGTGCGACACCCCGTACTCACCGACCTGGCCTCACTCGTGGACGAACGTTCCGCCTCGTGA
- a CDS encoding Pls/PosA family non-ribosomal peptide synthetase — MTAKQVATLAPPPRGAPPRDGTPDTGVEADLAEVLAEVMHLDHVAADSTFFDDLGADSLVMAHFCARVRKRADLPSVSMRDVYAHTTIGGLASAVTAVAPRAPAEPTPAAPPVTAPPAATGSPRYVLCGTLQLLAFLVYSCFVGFIGVEGYEWISAGSGVLDVYLRSVVFGAGVFLGLSLLPIVAKWVLVGRWKPARIRVWSAAYFRLWIVKTLVRSDPLVLFVGSPVYTLYLRALGARIGPGAAVFSRHVPLCTDLLSVGESAVVRKDSFFTCYRARDGVIETGPVTLGKDAVVAEASVLDIGTSLGDGARLAHASSLHSGQAVPAGEHWHGSPGQRADTAYQVVEDVPCGSVRRSLHSVAQLLTALLVYLPLAVGGIGILLAEVPQLSGVLEPGPSILTSWVFYRDALIASSALLFVIAPLGFLVLAVVPRLLGRTIVPDRVYPLYGFHYGAHRAITLLTNRRFLTRLFGDSSAVVPYLRLLGYDLSRVEQTGSNFGTEVKHETPYLSTVGTGTMVADGLSINNAEFSSTSFRVSRTAVGPQNFLGNRIAYPARGRTGADCLLATKVMVPVDGKVREGVGLLGSPAFEIPRSVRRDSSFDPMKSGEGLRSGLAAKNRHNAATMGLYLLVRWIYAFLVTLVVAGSAELYTSVGTVAFALGNILVVLVSAAYFVLVERVVTAFHPPAPLFCSIYDLRFWRRERFWKVPSEIYLQLFNGTPFKNVMWRLLGVRIGRRVFDDGCHLTERTMVSIGDGSTLNTGSVVQCHSQEDGAFKSDSSAIGAGCTLGVGAFVHYGVTLGAGATLAPDSFLMKGESVPDDTLWGGNPARQITRAATRGEEATR, encoded by the coding sequence ATGACCGCGAAGCAGGTCGCCACACTCGCCCCTCCGCCCAGGGGCGCACCGCCCCGCGACGGAACACCGGACACGGGCGTCGAGGCGGATCTCGCCGAGGTGCTGGCCGAGGTCATGCACCTGGACCATGTGGCGGCCGACAGTACGTTCTTCGACGACCTGGGCGCGGATTCCCTGGTGATGGCTCACTTCTGCGCGCGGGTGAGGAAGCGGGCCGACCTTCCGTCGGTCTCGATGCGGGACGTCTACGCACACACCACCATCGGAGGTCTGGCCTCCGCCGTGACGGCCGTCGCCCCACGGGCCCCGGCCGAGCCGACGCCCGCAGCTCCGCCCGTCACGGCGCCGCCCGCTGCCACCGGCAGCCCGAGGTACGTCCTGTGCGGGACGCTCCAGTTGCTTGCCTTCCTCGTCTACTCGTGCTTCGTCGGGTTCATCGGGGTCGAGGGGTACGAGTGGATATCCGCCGGTTCCGGCGTGCTCGACGTGTACCTGCGCTCCGTCGTCTTCGGTGCGGGGGTGTTCCTCGGGCTGTCGCTCCTGCCGATCGTGGCGAAGTGGGTGCTCGTGGGGCGCTGGAAGCCCGCACGGATCCGCGTGTGGAGTGCTGCGTACTTCCGGCTCTGGATCGTCAAGACACTCGTACGCTCCGACCCCCTCGTGCTCTTCGTGGGCTCGCCGGTCTACACGCTCTACCTGAGGGCGCTGGGAGCCCGGATCGGGCCCGGCGCGGCGGTCTTCTCCCGTCACGTGCCCCTCTGCACCGACCTGCTGTCCGTGGGGGAATCCGCGGTCGTCCGCAAGGACTCCTTCTTCACCTGTTATCGCGCCCGTGACGGCGTGATCGAGACCGGCCCCGTCACGCTCGGGAAGGACGCGGTGGTCGCGGAGGCCTCGGTGCTCGACATCGGGACGTCCCTCGGCGACGGCGCCCGGCTGGCTCACGCGTCCTCCCTGCACAGCGGTCAGGCGGTACCCGCCGGTGAGCACTGGCACGGTTCACCCGGGCAGCGCGCCGACACCGCGTACCAGGTGGTGGAGGACGTGCCCTGTGGTTCCGTACGCAGGTCGCTCCACAGCGTCGCGCAGCTGCTGACCGCCCTGCTGGTCTATCTGCCGCTGGCGGTGGGCGGGATCGGGATCCTGCTCGCCGAGGTGCCCCAGCTCTCCGGGGTGCTCGAACCGGGGCCGTCGATCCTCACGTCGTGGGTGTTCTACCGCGACGCCCTGATCGCCTCGTCCGCGCTGCTGTTCGTGATCGCGCCGCTCGGCTTCCTCGTGCTCGCCGTCGTCCCCAGGCTGCTCGGCCGCACCATCGTGCCGGACAGGGTCTATCCCCTCTACGGCTTCCACTACGGGGCGCACCGGGCGATCACCCTGCTGACCAACCGCCGTTTCCTGACCCGTCTGTTCGGCGACAGTTCGGCCGTCGTCCCGTACCTCCGGCTGCTCGGGTACGACCTCTCGCGGGTGGAGCAGACGGGGTCGAACTTCGGTACCGAGGTGAAGCACGAGACGCCCTACCTGAGCACGGTCGGGACGGGGACGATGGTCGCCGACGGGCTGTCGATCAACAACGCCGAATTCTCCAGCACGTCCTTCCGTGTCTCCCGCACAGCCGTCGGTCCGCAGAACTTCCTGGGCAACAGGATCGCGTATCCCGCACGGGGCCGGACCGGGGCCGACTGCCTGCTGGCGACCAAAGTCATGGTTCCCGTGGACGGCAAGGTCAGGGAAGGCGTCGGCCTTCTGGGTTCGCCCGCCTTCGAGATACCGCGTTCGGTGCGGCGGGACAGCAGTTTCGACCCTATGAAGAGCGGCGAGGGACTGCGGAGCGGCCTGGCCGCCAAGAACAGGCACAACGCCGCCACGATGGGCCTGTACCTGCTCGTTCGCTGGATCTACGCGTTCCTGGTCACCCTGGTCGTGGCGGGTTCCGCCGAGCTCTACACCTCGGTCGGCACCGTGGCGTTCGCGCTGGGCAACATTCTCGTGGTGCTCGTCAGTGCCGCGTACTTCGTCCTCGTGGAACGCGTGGTGACGGCCTTTCACCCGCCGGCTCCGCTGTTCTGCTCCATCTACGACCTCCGCTTCTGGCGGCGCGAGCGCTTCTGGAAGGTCCCGTCGGAGATCTACCTCCAGCTCTTCAACGGCACACCCTTCAAGAACGTGATGTGGCGCCTGCTGGGCGTACGCATCGGGCGCAGGGTCTTCGACGACGGCTGCCACCTGACGGAACGCACGATGGTGTCCATCGGGGACGGCTCCACCCTCAACACGGGGAGCGTCGTGCAGTGCCATTCGCAGGAGGACGGCGCCTTCAAGTCCGACAGTTCGGCCATCGGAGCCGGCTGCACGCTCGGGGTGGGTGCCTTCGTGCACTACGGCGTCACGCTCGGCGCCGGGGCGACGCTCGCTCCGGACTCCTTCCTCATGAAGGGCGAGTCGGTCCCGGACGACACCCTGTGGGGCGGCAATCCCGCCCGCCAGATCACCCGGGCGGCCACCCGGGGCGAGGAGGCGACACGATGA
- a CDS encoding DUF6204 family protein has translation MSNRTFRITVRGVFDSLSTEQRAELLAHADEHDVLRSAFTAEGHLTYDVAARDAFTFRFLDSGEEEDILEASERAEATAKEWLTERGYRYKNLRSSAEDLSQAPLGKRQRREAARKGI, from the coding sequence ATGAGCAACCGCACATTCCGTATCACCGTCCGCGGTGTCTTCGACAGCCTGAGCACCGAGCAGCGGGCAGAACTCCTGGCGCACGCCGACGAGCACGACGTACTGCGCTCAGCCTTCACTGCCGAGGGCCATCTCACCTACGACGTGGCCGCGCGGGACGCCTTCACCTTCCGCTTCCTCGACTCGGGTGAGGAGGAGGACATCCTGGAGGCGTCGGAACGCGCCGAGGCCACCGCGAAGGAGTGGCTGACCGAGCGTGGTTACCGGTACAAGAATCTCCGGAGCAGCGCCGAGGACCTCTCCCAGGCTCCGCTGGGCAAGCGGCAGCGCCGGGAAGCCGCCAGGAAAGGCATCTGA
- a CDS encoding AEC family transporter: MQGVLTGFAVIAVVIAVGYLLGRRGSLGEDARTVLTGLAFGVATPALLFTTLAGADLSVILSERLLVTAAGTAAAASVFIVVGLLRGWGTGQITIGALCSSYVNAGNLGIPIAVYVLGDASLVAPVLLFQQIVVTPLALTVLDLHRNGERIALWRRLTTPLRNPMAIGSLSGAAVAASGWTVPQPALEPLTLIGNMSVPAVLLAFGISLRGSGLPARGENKPAIALSAALKTTAQPLVAWGLGAGVFHLHGAALLDVVVTAALPAAQNLYTYASHYRVAEQLARESILLSTAFSVPALIAIATLLG, encoded by the coding sequence ATGCAGGGAGTTCTCACCGGTTTCGCGGTGATCGCCGTCGTCATAGCCGTCGGCTATCTGCTCGGCCGCCGCGGAAGCCTCGGTGAGGACGCCCGGACGGTTCTGACCGGCCTCGCCTTCGGGGTCGCGACCCCGGCCCTGCTCTTCACGACGCTGGCGGGTGCCGATCTGTCGGTCATCCTCTCCGAGCGGCTCCTGGTCACCGCTGCCGGTACCGCCGCGGCGGCGTCCGTCTTCATCGTCGTCGGACTCCTGCGGGGCTGGGGCACCGGGCAGATCACCATCGGCGCGCTGTGCTCCAGTTACGTCAACGCCGGCAACCTCGGCATCCCGATCGCGGTCTACGTGCTGGGGGACGCCTCCCTCGTCGCCCCGGTGCTGCTCTTCCAGCAGATCGTGGTCACCCCGCTGGCGCTCACCGTCCTGGACCTGCACCGGAACGGCGAGCGGATCGCACTGTGGCGGCGCCTGACCACCCCTCTGCGCAACCCGATGGCCATCGGTTCCCTGTCGGGTGCCGCCGTGGCGGCCTCCGGCTGGACCGTCCCGCAACCGGCCCTCGAACCCCTCACGCTCATCGGCAACATGTCGGTCCCGGCGGTCCTCCTGGCGTTCGGCATTTCCCTGCGCGGAAGCGGCCTGCCGGCCCGGGGGGAGAACAAGCCGGCCATCGCCCTGTCCGCCGCACTCAAGACGACCGCCCAGCCCCTCGTCGCCTGGGGACTCGGGGCGGGCGTCTTCCATCTGCACGGTGCGGCACTGCTGGACGTGGTCGTCACAGCCGCGCTTCCGGCAGCCCAGAACCTCTACACCTACGCTTCGCACTACCGCGTGGCCGAACAGCTCGCCCGGGAGTCCATCCTCCTGTCCACCGCCTTCTCCGTGCCGGCGCTGATCGCCATCGCCACCCTGCTGGGATGA